The following are encoded together in the Onychostoma macrolepis isolate SWU-2019 chromosome 03, ASM1243209v1, whole genome shotgun sequence genome:
- the LOC131535847 gene encoding E3 ubiquitin-protein ligase TRIM35-like, with the protein MKLFLHVRRCSIQHCNHYRRNFNTMKKMKGEFEETVRHIKSQAEHTERQIKQQFEKLHQFLRDEEEATITALREEEEQKKQMMKEKLEEMNRHISALSHTIKDTEEMMKASDVCFLKEFPVSMERVQISSQPDPQTPSGALIHVPRYLGNLPFRVWKKMQDIVQNTPVILDPNTAHPRLLLSDDLTSVRYNKITQPVPDNPERFDRYECVLGSEGFNSGTHCWDVEITQSQFWRLGSNYSIKPEEGTGFLQH; encoded by the exons ATGAAGTTATTCCTTCATGTAAG GAGGTGCTCAATACAGCACTGCAATCATTACAGAAGAAACTtcaacacaatgaaaaaaatgaaaggagAGTTTGAGGAAACAGTTCGACACATCAAG TCTCAAGCTGAGCACACAGAGCGTCAGATTAAACAGCAGTTTGAGAAGCTTCATCAGTTTCTCAGAGATGAAGAAGAAGCTACAATCACTGCACTGagggaggaagaggagcagaagaagcagatgatgaaggagaagctggaggagatgaacagacacatctcagctctttcacacacaatcaAAGACACGGAGGAGATGATGAAAGCCAGTGACGTCTGCTTTCTGAAG gAGTTTCCAGTCTCAATGGAAAG AGTCCAGATCTCATCACAGCCGGATCCACAGACGCCTTCTGGAGCTTTGATTCATGTGCCACGTTACTTGGGCAACCTGCCCTTCAGAGTCTGGAAGAAGATGCAGGACATCGTCCAGAACA CTCCTGTGATTCTGGATCCAAACACGGCTCATCCACGTCTCCTTCTGTCTGATGATCTGACCAGTGTGAGATACAACAAGATCACTCAACCTGTTCCTGAtaatccagagagatttgaCCGGTATGAATGTGTTCTGGGTTCAGAGGGTTTTAACTCAGGAACACACTGCTGGGATGTGGAGATTACACAGAGTCAATTCTGGAGACTTGGGAGTAACTACAGCATCAAACCAGAGGAAGGGACGGGGTTTCTTCAACACTGA
- the LOC131536565 gene encoding uncharacterized protein LOC131536565, translating into MADECDLCLLGLIFLSSLLSGSSEVNDAHVFISSGQNVRLSCNNALHDCNSTTWIYNRFRDSAAVELINSGIKKKDAERHERLSLGSNCSLNINNITEEDYGFYICRQYVNKQQGTDARVFLHVLHLSSSSSSSQTEISAGRSVTLFCQLYPYSYAGVSCDDWIRSEGIELFWVNQAGVKLKISDSRYQISASDHCNITLTTTLLNEDHNREWRCSVTHRDRVQSSVTYTVKSSVFSEL; encoded by the exons atgGCTGATGAGTGTGATCTGTGTCTGCTGGGACTCATCTTTCTCTCTTCACTTCTCTCAG GTTCCAGTGAAGTGAATGATGCTCATGTGTTCATCAGTTCTGGTCAAAATGTCCGTCTGTCCTGTAATAATGCTCTTCATGACTGTAACTCAACTACATGGATCTATAACAGATTCAGAGATTCAGCAGCAGTTGAACTGATTAATTCAGGGATAAAGAAGAAAGACGCAGAGAGACATGAGAGACTGAGTCTGGGGTCTAACTGCTCTCTGAACATCAACAACATCACAGAAGAAGATTATGGGTTTTACATCTGCAGACAATATGTGAATAAACAACAAGGAACTGATGCTcgtgtgtttctgcatgttcttcATC tctcttcatcttcatcatcctcacaGACTGAGATCAGTGCAGGCCGCTCTGTGACTCTCTTCTGTCAGTTGTATCCATATTCATATGCTGGAGTCTCTTGTGATGATTGGATCCGTTCTGAGGGAATTGAGCTGTTCTGGGTGAATCAGGCTGGTGTTAAACTGAAGATATCAGACTCCAGATATCAGATATCAGCATCAGATCACTGTAACATCACTCTGACTACAACACTCCTGAATGAAGATCACAACAGAGAGTGGAGATGCAGTGTTACTCACAGAGATCGAGTCCAGAGCTCAGTCACATATACTGTCAAGAGTTCAG TATTTTCAGAGCTGTGA